From the Roseateles sp. XES5 genome, one window contains:
- a CDS encoding DUF2218 domain-containing protein yields MTTSKTAIPTEQASRYLQQLCKHFAHKLPVRFDEHAGEIIFSIGECRLTADSAALQIDLVAPKAEEMDELKDVVIRHLVRFAFREELAVTWQDA; encoded by the coding sequence ATGACGACAAGCAAGACCGCCATTCCCACCGAACAGGCCAGCCGCTACCTGCAGCAGCTCTGCAAGCACTTCGCTCACAAGCTCCCCGTCAGGTTCGACGAACACGCGGGAGAAATCATCTTCTCGATCGGCGAATGCCGGCTGACGGCCGACAGCGCAGCCCTGCAGATCGACCTTGTTGCGCCGAAAGCCGAGGAGATGGACGAGCTCAAGGACGTGGTGATCCGCCACCTCGTTCGCTTCGCTTTCCGCGAGGAGCTTGCCGTGACCTGGCAGGAT
- a CDS encoding PadR family transcriptional regulator encodes MGCGPHRHFSPPDDRSGPFHRGRGGRHGGRLFDYGELRLLLLAIIADAPSHGYELIKTVEERFGGSYSPSPGVIYPTLSWLDDMGYAVIEPVDGGRKRYSITQEGKAFLAANRAAIDDLMARAGKGPGRREGVPAPVVRAMENLKLAMRLRLRSGDLSDEAAEAIAAALDLAAQTVEKSR; translated from the coding sequence ATGGGATGCGGCCCTCACCGCCACTTTTCACCGCCCGACGACCGGTCGGGTCCCTTCCATCGCGGCCGGGGCGGCCGCCACGGCGGGCGCCTCTTCGACTATGGCGAACTCCGGCTCCTGCTGCTCGCCATCATCGCCGATGCGCCGAGCCACGGTTACGAACTGATCAAGACCGTCGAGGAACGCTTCGGCGGCAGCTACAGCCCGAGCCCGGGCGTCATCTACCCGACGCTCTCCTGGCTGGACGACATGGGCTATGCCGTGATCGAACCGGTCGACGGCGGGCGCAAGCGCTACAGCATCACGCAGGAAGGCAAAGCCTTCCTTGCGGCCAACCGCGCTGCCATCGACGACCTCATGGCCCGCGCCGGAAAGGGCCCTGGCCGCCGCGAGGGCGTGCCCGCCCCCGTCGTGCGCGCCATGGAAAACCTGAAACTCGCCATGCGGCTGCGCCTTCGCAGCGGCGATCTCAGCGACGAGGCCGCCGAGGCCATCGCCGCCGCCCTCGACCTTGCCGCCCAGACCGTGGAGAAAAGCCGATGA
- the tsaA gene encoding tRNA (N6-threonylcarbamoyladenosine(37)-N6)-methyltransferase TrmO: MVRLNEIRKNEVAIAPPETVDASLVFIGRISTPWTSRMETPRQGRHDGPICEIEIFAPWIQALTGVERFERLEVLYWLHQSRRDLVLQSPASNGEVHGTFSLRSPVRPNPIGTSIVALEKIEGNRLFVRGLDCLDGTPLVDLKPDRTLFKPIAPPQRGDFETGEVPMCKKVDG, encoded by the coding sequence ATGGTCCGCTTGAACGAGATCCGCAAGAACGAGGTGGCGATCGCGCCGCCGGAAACGGTGGATGCGAGCCTCGTCTTCATCGGCCGGATTTCGACGCCCTGGACCTCGCGCATGGAAACGCCGCGCCAGGGACGTCATGACGGGCCGATCTGCGAAATCGAGATCTTCGCGCCCTGGATCCAGGCGCTGACGGGCGTCGAGCGTTTCGAGCGGCTGGAGGTTCTGTACTGGCTGCACCAGTCGCGCCGCGATCTCGTGCTGCAGAGCCCGGCGTCGAATGGCGAGGTGCACGGCACCTTCTCCCTGCGCTCGCCCGTCCGGCCCAATCCCATCGGCACCTCCATCGTCGCGCTGGAGAAGATCGAGGGCAACCGCCTCTTCGTGCGCGGCCTCGATTGCCTCGATGGCACGCCGCTGGTCGACCTGAAGCCGGATCGCACCCTCTTCAAGCCCATCGCCCCGCCGCAGCGGGGCGATTTCGAGACAGGTGAAGTGCCTATGTGCAAGAAGGTGGATGGTTAG
- a CDS encoding molybdopterin-binding protein yields MKISARNRLKGKIVEVVLGATTAHVRIDVGGSIITAAITNDAVNELGLVAGQEAYAVVKASDVMVAVDD; encoded by the coding sequence ATGAAGATCAGCGCACGCAACCGCCTCAAGGGCAAGATCGTCGAAGTCGTGCTCGGCGCGACGACAGCCCATGTCCGCATCGATGTCGGAGGCTCCATCATCACCGCCGCCATCACCAATGACGCGGTGAACGAACTCGGCCTCGTCGCCGGGCAGGAGGCCTATGCGGTGGTCAAGGCATCGGACGTGATGGTGGCCGTAGACGATTAG
- a CDS encoding amidohydrolase, with the protein MIIDTHLHLIYRDRLSYPWLAGVPPLDADFTHDLYAREARRLGIAAALHMEVDVAVDDMARETATIETLAGETGSLIVGAIAACRPESPDFPVYLDTVSANPFVRGFRRVLHVMPDDLSEEALFRENIRRLAGTGLAFDLCVLPHQIEKAIALADLAPDVSFVLDHCGVPDIKGGGFDAWKGPVAEIARRPNVTVKLSGLPAYGTESWTLEDLKPYFAHVADSFGFARMVWGSDWPVCTLGGGLSAWLGATHALLSGVSPEEKRRVLYENAARLWAVSPKA; encoded by the coding sequence ATGATCATCGACACGCATCTGCACCTCATCTACCGCGATCGGCTCTCCTATCCCTGGCTTGCCGGCGTGCCGCCGCTCGATGCCGATTTCACCCATGATCTCTATGCGCGGGAGGCGCGGCGGCTCGGCATCGCGGCGGCGCTGCATATGGAGGTCGATGTCGCGGTGGACGACATGGCCCGCGAGACGGCGACAATCGAAACGCTCGCGGGCGAGACCGGCAGCCTGATCGTCGGCGCCATCGCGGCCTGCCGGCCGGAATCGCCGGACTTTCCCGTCTATCTCGACACGGTTTCGGCCAATCCCTTCGTGCGCGGCTTCCGCCGCGTGCTGCATGTCATGCCGGACGACCTTTCCGAAGAGGCGCTTTTCCGGGAGAATATCCGGCGGCTGGCGGGCACCGGGCTCGCCTTCGATCTCTGCGTGCTGCCACACCAGATCGAAAAGGCCATCGCGCTCGCCGATCTCGCGCCGGACGTTTCCTTCGTGCTCGACCATTGCGGCGTGCCCGATATCAAGGGTGGCGGCTTCGACGCCTGGAAGGGACCGGTCGCCGAGATCGCCCGCCGGCCGAATGTGACGGTCAAGCTGTCGGGGCTTCCAGCCTATGGCACGGAAAGCTGGACGCTTGAGGACCTGAAGCCCTATTTCGCCCATGTGGCTGATAGCTTCGGCTTCGCGCGCATGGTCTGGGGCAGCGACTGGCCGGTCTGCACGCTCGGCGGCGGGCTTTCCGCCTGGCTTGGCGCGACCCATGCGCTGCTGTCGGGTGTCAGCCCGGAAGAGAAACGGCGCGTTCTCTACGAAAACGCCGCCCGGCTCTGGGCCGTTTCCCCAAAGGCCTGA
- a CDS encoding thiamine phosphate synthase has product MKLDPFYLIVDSADWIDRLVPIGVRLVQLRMKDLPEDRLRAEIRRAKATCMAQGCQLIVNDYWRIAIEEGCDFVHLGQEDLAEADVGAIRAAGLKLGLSTHDEAELEAALAAEPDYIALGPVWPTILKKMKWAPQGAERLAAWKARIGSLPLVAIGGLNPDRLPAVFANGADSAAVVTDITLNADPEARTREWIAETARWR; this is encoded by the coding sequence ATGAAACTCGACCCGTTCTACCTCATCGTCGACAGCGCCGACTGGATCGACCGTCTGGTGCCCATCGGCGTCCGCCTGGTGCAACTGCGCATGAAGGATCTGCCGGAAGACAGGTTGCGGGCGGAAATCCGCCGGGCGAAGGCCACCTGCATGGCGCAGGGCTGCCAGCTCATCGTCAACGATTACTGGCGGATCGCCATCGAGGAGGGCTGCGACTTTGTGCATCTCGGGCAAGAGGATCTTGCCGAGGCCGATGTCGGCGCCATCCGTGCCGCCGGCCTGAAGCTCGGCCTTTCCACCCATGACGAGGCGGAGCTGGAGGCGGCGCTGGCGGCAGAGCCCGACTACATCGCCCTCGGTCCTGTCTGGCCGACGATCCTGAAGAAGATGAAATGGGCGCCACAGGGCGCGGAGCGGCTGGCGGCGTGGAAGGCGCGCATCGGCTCTCTTCCCCTCGTCGCCATTGGTGGCCTCAATCCGGATCGCCTGCCCGCCGTCTTCGCAAACGGCGCCGACAGCGCGGCGGTGGTGACGGATATCACGCTGAACGCCGACCCCGAGGCGCGCACGCGCGAATGGATCGCCGAGACAGCGCGCTGGCGGTGA
- a CDS encoding thiazole synthase, which produces MLELYGTPVKSRLLLGTARYPSPSVLAEAVRRSKTEIVTVSLRRETAGGKAGGAFFDLIAGLGVQVLPNTAGCHSAKEAVLTARMAREIFRTDWIKLEVIGHHDTLQPDVFGLVEAARILGKEGFKVFPYTTDDLVVAERLLEAGCKVLMPWCAPIGSAMGPVNPMALRAFRAHFPDVPLIVDAGIGRPSHACAVMEYGYDAVLLNTAVAGAGDPAAMAEAFSHAIEAGRLARNAVPLEPRDMAVPSTPVIGKAVFA; this is translated from the coding sequence ATGCTGGAGCTCTACGGCACCCCGGTCAAATCCCGCCTGCTGCTCGGCACCGCGCGCTATCCCTCCCCTTCCGTGCTGGCGGAAGCGGTGCGGCGTTCGAAGACCGAGATCGTCACCGTCTCGCTGCGGCGGGAGACCGCCGGCGGCAAGGCGGGCGGCGCCTTCTTCGATCTCATCGCCGGCCTCGGCGTCCAGGTGCTGCCCAACACCGCCGGCTGCCACAGTGCGAAGGAAGCCGTGCTGACGGCCAGGATGGCGCGCGAGATTTTCCGCACCGACTGGATCAAGCTGGAGGTCATCGGCCACCACGACACGCTGCAGCCCGATGTCTTCGGCCTCGTCGAGGCCGCGCGCATCCTTGGCAAGGAGGGCTTCAAGGTCTTTCCCTATACGACGGACGACCTTGTCGTGGCGGAAAGGCTGCTCGAGGCCGGCTGCAAGGTGCTGATGCCCTGGTGCGCACCGATCGGTTCGGCCATGGGTCCGGTCAATCCGATGGCGCTGCGCGCCTTCCGGGCGCATTTTCCCGACGTGCCGCTGATCGTCGATGCCGGCATCGGCCGACCGTCTCACGCCTGCGCGGTGATGGAATATGGATACGATGCCGTCCTCCTCAACACCGCCGTCGCCGGGGCGGGCGATCCCGCCGCCATGGCCGAGGCCTTCTCGCACGCCATCGAGGCGGGTCGGCTGGCGCGCAATGCCGTGCCGCTGGAACCGCGCGACATGGCCGTGCCCTCCACCCCCGTCATCGGAAAGGCCGTCTTCGCATGA
- the thiS gene encoding sulfur carrier protein ThiS, with the protein MTVIVNGEEQEIAAATLADLLAALDYEGDWLATAVNGELVHREDRAGFALAARDRVEILSPMQGG; encoded by the coding sequence ATGACCGTCATCGTCAACGGCGAGGAACAGGAGATTGCCGCGGCGACTCTCGCAGACCTCCTGGCCGCCCTCGACTACGAGGGCGACTGGCTGGCGACCGCCGTCAATGGCGAGCTGGTGCACCGCGAGGATCGCGCCGGTTTCGCGCTTGCCGCCCGCGACCGGGTCGAGATCCTCTCGCCCATGCAGGGAGGCTGA
- the thiO gene encoding glycine oxidase ThiO: MRILVKGAGVAGLATAWQLYRHGFEVTVAERAERAGIGASGFAGGMLAPWCERESAEEPVLTLGRHAADWWDAALPGAVHRRGTLVVAGGRDAGELDRFAARTSGWQWLDEAALAALEPDLAGRFRTALFFPQEAHLDPRQALSALAAALEEARMPLLFGTEGDARRHDRTIDCTGAAQIGRLPTLRGVRGEMLMLETAEIRLSRPVRLLHPRHPIYIVPRESNRFMVGATMIESGDAGPVTARSLMELLNAAYALHPAFGEARLTEFGAGVRPAYPDNLPRVSEENGILHVNGLYRHGFLLAPAMAGEVARRLLAEQQQPQRRAS; the protein is encoded by the coding sequence ATGCGCATCCTCGTCAAGGGCGCCGGCGTCGCCGGCCTTGCCACCGCCTGGCAGCTCTATCGTCACGGCTTCGAGGTGACGGTGGCCGAGCGCGCCGAGAGGGCCGGTATCGGCGCCTCCGGCTTTGCCGGCGGCATGCTCGCACCGTGGTGCGAGCGGGAAAGCGCCGAGGAACCGGTGCTGACGCTCGGCCGCCACGCCGCCGACTGGTGGGACGCCGCCTTGCCGGGCGCGGTGCATCGCCGCGGAACGCTGGTCGTCGCCGGCGGCCGTGATGCGGGCGAGCTCGATCGCTTCGCGGCCCGCACCAGCGGCTGGCAATGGCTGGACGAGGCGGCGCTCGCCGCGCTGGAACCGGATCTTGCCGGACGCTTCCGCACCGCCCTCTTCTTCCCGCAGGAAGCCCATCTCGATCCGCGGCAGGCACTGTCCGCCTTGGCCGCGGCGCTGGAGGAGGCGCGCATGCCGCTTCTCTTCGGCACGGAAGGCGATGCCCGCCGCCACGACAGGACCATCGACTGCACGGGCGCGGCGCAGATCGGCCGCCTTCCCACGCTTCGCGGCGTGCGCGGCGAGATGCTGATGCTGGAAACGGCGGAGATAAGGCTGTCCCGCCCCGTCCGCCTGCTGCATCCGCGCCACCCGATCTACATCGTGCCGCGCGAAAGCAACCGCTTCATGGTGGGCGCGACCATGATCGAGAGCGGCGATGCCGGCCCCGTCACCGCCCGCTCGCTGATGGAGCTGCTGAACGCCGCCTATGCCTTGCATCCCGCCTTTGGTGAGGCACGACTTACGGAATTCGGCGCGGGTGTGCGCCCTGCCTATCCCGACAACCTGCCGCGCGTCAGCGAGGAGAACGGCATCCTCCACGTCAATGGCCTCTACCGGCACGGCTTCCTGCTCGCCCCGGCCATGGCGGGCGAAGTGGCGCGCCGGCTGCTTGCCGAACAGCAGCAGCCGCAAAGGAGAGCATCATGA
- the thiC gene encoding phosphomethylpyrimidine synthase ThiC — protein MNIAAQKITPTVTTGSLPASRKIHIPGERHPDIRVPMREIALHPTSGEPPVTVYDASGPYTDPAHVVSIDGGLPRLRESWVAARGDTEAYEGRHIRPEDNGFATGERLTPEFPIRNQPRRATGGRAVTQLAYARAGIVTPEMEFIAIRENLGRQAAKEALVRDGESFGAHVPDFVTPEFVREEVARGRAIIPANINHPELEPMAIGRNFLVKVNANIGNSAVTSSIEEEVEKMVWATRWGADTVMDLSTGRNIHTTRDWIIRNSAVPIGTVPIYQALEKVGGVAEDLTWALFRDTLIEQAEQGVDYFTIHAGLRLPFVPLTVKRRTGIVSRGGSILAKWCIAHHQENFLYTHFEEICEIMKAYDVSFSLGDGLRPGSLADANDEAQFAELRTLGELTKIAWKHDVQTMIEGPGHVPMHLIQANMDEQLKHCDEAPFYTLGPLTTDIAPGYDHITSGIGAAMIGWFGCAMLCYVTPKEHLGLPDRDDVKAGLMAYKIAAHAADVAKGHPGARARDDALSKARFEFRWSDQFNLGLDPETAREFHDETLPKDSAKVAHFCSMCGPKFCSMRISHDIRAEAQKEGLEAMAAKFREGGDLYMPLAGE, from the coding sequence ATGAATATTGCCGCCCAGAAAATCACCCCCACCGTCACCACCGGCTCGCTTCCCGCCTCGCGGAAGATCCACATTCCCGGCGAACGGCATCCGGATATCCGCGTTCCCATGCGCGAGATCGCCCTGCACCCGACCTCCGGCGAACCGCCTGTCACGGTCTACGATGCCTCCGGCCCCTATACCGACCCGGCCCATGTCGTTTCCATCGACGGCGGTCTGCCGCGTCTTCGCGAAAGCTGGGTCGCCGCCCGCGGCGACACGGAAGCCTATGAGGGGCGCCATATCCGTCCGGAGGACAACGGCTTTGCCACCGGTGAGCGGCTGACGCCCGAATTTCCCATCCGCAATCAGCCGCGCCGCGCGACGGGCGGCAGGGCCGTGACCCAGCTCGCCTATGCCCGCGCCGGCATCGTCACACCGGAGATGGAGTTCATCGCCATCCGCGAGAACCTCGGCCGCCAGGCCGCAAAAGAGGCTCTTGTCCGCGACGGCGAAAGCTTCGGCGCACATGTGCCGGACTTCGTCACGCCCGAGTTCGTGCGCGAGGAAGTGGCGCGCGGCCGCGCCATCATCCCGGCCAACATCAATCACCCCGAGCTGGAACCCATGGCCATCGGCCGCAACTTCCTGGTCAAGGTGAACGCCAATATCGGCAACTCGGCCGTCACCTCCAGCATCGAGGAGGAGGTGGAGAAGATGGTCTGGGCCACGCGCTGGGGCGCTGACACGGTGATGGACCTGAGCACCGGCCGCAATATCCACACCACCCGCGACTGGATCATCCGCAACAGCGCCGTGCCCATCGGCACCGTGCCCATCTACCAGGCGCTCGAGAAGGTCGGCGGCGTGGCCGAAGACCTGACATGGGCCCTGTTCCGCGACACCCTGATCGAGCAGGCCGAGCAGGGCGTGGACTACTTCACCATCCACGCCGGCCTGCGTCTGCCCTTCGTGCCCCTGACGGTCAAGCGCCGCACCGGCATCGTCTCGCGCGGCGGCTCCATCCTGGCCAAGTGGTGCATCGCCCACCACCAGGAGAACTTCCTGTACACGCATTTCGAAGAGATCTGCGAAATCATGAAGGCCTATGACGTGAGCTTCTCGCTGGGCGACGGCCTGCGCCCCGGCTCCCTGGCTGACGCCAATGACGAGGCCCAGTTCGCCGAGCTGCGCACGCTGGGCGAGCTGACCAAGATCGCTTGGAAGCACGATGTGCAGACCATGATCGAAGGCCCCGGCCATGTGCCCATGCACCTGATCCAGGCCAATATGGACGAGCAGCTCAAGCACTGCGACGAGGCGCCCTTCTACACCCTGGGCCCGCTCACCACCGATATCGCGCCGGGCTATGACCACATCACCAGCGGCATCGGCGCGGCCATGATCGGCTGGTTCGGCTGCGCCATGCTCTGCTATGTGACACCCAAGGAGCATCTGGGCCTGCCCGACCGCGACGATGTGAAGGCCGGCCTGATGGCCTACAAGATCGCGGCCCACGCGGCCGATGTGGCCAAGGGCCATCCGGGCGCCCGCGCCCGCGACGACGCACTCTCCAAGGCACGCTTCGAGTTCCGCTGGAGCGACCAGTTCAACCTCGGCCTGGACCCCGAGACCGCGCGCGAGTTCCACGACGAGACCCTGCCCAAGGACAGCGCCAAGGTGGCCCATTTCTGCTCCATGTGCGGCCCCAAGTTCTGCTCCATGCGCATCTCACACGATATCCGCGCCGAAGCGCAGAAGGAGGGGCTGGAAGCGATGGCGGCAAAGTTCCGCGAAGGCGGCGACCTCTACATGCCGCTGGCGGGAGAATGA
- a CDS encoding Bax inhibitor-1/YccA family protein: MEPVQQRFGYGAQAQSAALFDEGLRQHMLRIYNYMGLGLVITGIVAFVVGSTPALYVPIFSSPLKWVVMLAPLAFVFFFSFKIQTMSASAAQMTFWAFCAVMGLSLASVFLVFTGTSIARTFFIAATMFGATSLYGYVTKRDLAKFGSFLMMGLIGVIIASIVNIFLGSSALQFAISVIGIVVFVGLTAWDTQNIKEQYADNLGHESQQKMAVFGALSLYLNFVNIFQLLLNFTGERE, from the coding sequence ATGGAACCCGTACAACAGCGATTTGGCTATGGCGCGCAGGCGCAGTCGGCCGCTCTCTTCGACGAGGGCCTGCGCCAGCACATGCTGCGCATCTACAACTATATGGGCCTCGGCCTCGTCATCACCGGCATCGTCGCCTTCGTCGTCGGCTCGACGCCGGCGCTTTACGTGCCGATCTTCTCCTCGCCGCTGAAGTGGGTGGTGATGCTGGCGCCGCTCGCCTTCGTCTTCTTCTTCTCGTTCAAGATCCAGACGATGTCGGCCAGCGCCGCGCAGATGACCTTCTGGGCCTTCTGCGCCGTCATGGGCCTGTCGCTCGCCTCGGTGTTCCTGGTCTTCACCGGCACGAGCATCGCCCGCACCTTCTTCATCGCCGCCACCATGTTCGGCGCGACGAGCCTCTACGGCTATGTGACGAAGCGTGACCTCGCCAAGTTCGGCTCGTTCCTGATGATGGGCCTGATCGGCGTGATCATCGCCTCGATCGTCAACATCTTCCTGGGCTCCAGCGCCCTGCAGTTCGCGATCTCCGTCATCGGCATCGTCGTCTTCGTCGGCCTTACCGCCTGGGACACGCAGAACATCAAGGAGCAGTATGCCGACAACCTCGGCCACGAGTCGCAGCAGAAGATGGCCGTGTTCGGTGCGCTTTCGCTGTATCTGAACTTCGTCAACATCTTCCAGCTTCTCCTGAATTTCACGGGTGAGCGCGAATAG
- a CDS encoding anti-sigma factor, with product MTSNDPILESDLNAYVDDQLAVGRRIEVEAFLSERPEVAAQIMKDLRVRDELRLALADHRTVTRQETREAARLLERALSRRRFVSIFRRAATIALFVAAGWTAHAVLGPFGATEVVASTPPPAFVEEAVRAHKTTLLRDAMASQPETETFDPAEIRSATAIVLPDLPKGWTVIDTQVFPSAFGPSVELVLEPRKDERLSLFAVRPGSFAVQHVLLFHADNARAAYWQIGDVAYALVSESRKADDLTETARDLSRTLY from the coding sequence ATGACAAGTAATGACCCCATCCTCGAATCCGATCTCAACGCCTATGTCGACGACCAGCTCGCCGTCGGCCGGCGCATCGAGGTGGAAGCCTTTCTTTCCGAACGGCCGGAGGTCGCCGCACAGATCATGAAGGATCTGCGCGTGCGCGACGAACTGCGCCTGGCGCTTGCCGACCACCGCACGGTGACGCGGCAGGAGACGCGCGAGGCCGCGCGCCTGCTCGAGCGTGCGCTGTCGCGCCGCCGTTTCGTCTCCATCTTCCGCCGCGCGGCGACGATCGCGCTCTTCGTCGCCGCAGGCTGGACGGCCCATGCCGTGCTCGGCCCCTTCGGGGCGACGGAGGTCGTCGCCTCCACCCCGCCGCCCGCCTTCGTGGAAGAGGCCGTGCGGGCGCACAAGACGACGCTTCTGCGCGATGCCATGGCCTCGCAGCCGGAAACCGAAACCTTCGATCCCGCCGAAATCCGCTCGGCAACGGCCATCGTTCTGCCGGACCTGCCGAAGGGCTGGACCGTCATCGACACGCAGGTCTTCCCCTCCGCCTTCGGACCGAGCGTCGAACTGGTGCTGGAGCCGCGGAAGGACGAGCGGCTGTCGCTCTTCGCTGTCAGACCCGGTTCCTTTGCCGTGCAGCATGTCCTGCTCTTCCATGCCGACAATGCCCGCGCCGCCTACTGGCAGATCGGCGACGTCGCCTATGCGCTCGTGTCGGAAAGCCGCAAGGCCGACGACCTCACCGAAACCGCGCGGGACCTCTCCCGCACGCTCTACTGA
- a CDS encoding sigma-70 family RNA polymerase sigma factor: MNGKTPGFNVIGQLAALRRYALSLVRNPDEAEDLVHDALVKAYERQSTFRTGASVRNWLMSILHNAHIDRLRQRRSQERRHDAAAEIAETSVPANQDHSVRLTQLRNAFFALPEEQREALHLVAIEELSYQEAAETLGIPVGTLMSRIARARQRLRAFEQNGAAAPVTHLRIVGGTGDDK, encoded by the coding sequence ATGAACGGAAAGACACCCGGCTTCAACGTGATCGGACAGCTCGCAGCGCTTCGGCGCTATGCGCTCTCGCTCGTTCGCAATCCGGACGAGGCGGAAGACCTTGTGCACGATGCGCTGGTGAAGGCCTATGAACGCCAGTCGACCTTCCGCACCGGCGCCAGCGTGCGCAACTGGCTGATGTCGATCCTGCACAATGCCCATATCGATCGCCTGCGCCAGCGCCGTTCGCAGGAGCGCCGGCATGATGCGGCGGCCGAGATCGCGGAAACCTCCGTGCCGGCGAACCAGGATCATTCGGTGCGCCTCACGCAGTTGCGCAACGCCTTCTTCGCCCTGCCGGAAGAGCAGCGCGAGGCGCTGCATCTCGTCGCCATCGAAGAGCTTTCCTACCAGGAGGCGGCCGAAACGCTCGGCATTCCGGTGGGCACGCTGATGTCGCGCATCGCCCGCGCCCGCCAGCGGCTGCGCGCTTTCGAACAGAATGGCGCCGCCGCGCCCGTCACCCATCTCAGAATTGTCGGAGGTACCGGCGATGACAAGTAA
- a CDS encoding YqaA family protein, with translation MSALAAYGGLFLAAFVAATLLPAQSEAVLAGLLATGHYAPAILILVAGTGNVLGSVVNWLLGRGVERFRQARWFPVSAKNLERAGNWYRRYGWWSLLFSWLPFVGDPLTVAAGIMREPFARFLLVVSVAKFGRYIVLAALVQQWL, from the coding sequence GTGAGCGCCCTTGCCGCCTATGGCGGTCTCTTCCTGGCCGCCTTTGTCGCCGCCACCCTGCTGCCGGCCCAGTCGGAAGCGGTTCTGGCCGGCCTGCTGGCGACGGGCCACTATGCCCCCGCGATCCTCATTCTCGTCGCCGGCACCGGCAATGTGCTCGGCTCGGTGGTCAACTGGTTGCTTGGCCGTGGCGTGGAGCGGTTTCGTCAGGCCCGCTGGTTTCCCGTCAGCGCGAAAAACCTGGAACGCGCCGGCAACTGGTATCGCCGCTATGGCTGGTGGAGCCTGCTCTTCAGCTGGCTGCCTTTCGTCGGTGATCCGCTGACGGTGGCCGCCGGCATCATGCGCGAGCCTTTTGCCCGCTTCCTGCTGGTCGTCTCCGTCGCCAAGTTCGGCCGCTACATCGTGCTCGCCGCCCTCGTGCAGCAGTGGCTCTGA
- a CDS encoding helix-turn-helix domain-containing protein — protein sequence MNKKTPNPIDVFVGSRVRLRRLMVGMSQEALADRLGVTFQQVQKYEKGTNRISASRLQAISEVFRVPPSFFFQDDENATPTTGAAHETGDVSTFVSSKEGLDLNRAFLKIEDAGVRKSIIQLATALSKASAGDPAAERSDTASELRV from the coding sequence ATGAACAAGAAAACACCCAACCCGATCGACGTGTTCGTCGGCTCCCGCGTCCGTCTGCGCAGACTGATGGTCGGCATGAGCCAGGAAGCGCTGGCCGACCGTCTGGGCGTGACGTTCCAGCAGGTGCAGAAGTACGAAAAGGGCACAAACCGCATCAGCGCCAGCCGCCTCCAGGCCATCTCGGAAGTCTTCCGCGTCCCGCCGAGCTTCTTCTTCCAGGATGACGAGAATGCCACGCCGACGACGGGCGCCGCACACGAAACCGGCGACGTTTCCACCTTCGTTTCCTCCAAGGAAGGCCTCGACCTCAACCGCGCTTTCCTGAAGATCGAAGACGCCGGCGTGCGCAAGTCGATCATCCAGCTCGCGACCGCCCTTTCCAAGGCAAGCGCCGGCGATCCGGCGGCGGAACGCTCGGATACCGCATCGGAACTGCGGGTCTGA